Genomic segment of Streptomyces sp. NBC_00654:
TCGCAGTACGCCACAGCCTACGATCGGACACCTGTCCGAACATCGGAATATCCGCCCACCCGGCATGATCGTGATTCTGCTGTGATCGACTTGTGAAGACGCTGTGGGGACCGCCTGCCACCCGCCCTCCGCCCCGTCCCCTGTTCGCTCCATGATCACCACGACCCTGAGCAGCCTCCACGCCTGTGGCACGACGGTCATACCTGCGGTGGCGGTGGGCATGACATGGGGCACGGCCAGGAGAATGACCGCCGCTTCGCCGAATTCGTCAGGGGGCGGACGGGCGTTGGATCAGATGGGTGAACGCGTCGAGGTTCCGCGTGGACTCGCCGCGCGACACCCGCCAGGCGTACTCCTTGCGGATCGCACTGGCAAAGCCCAGTTCCAGAAGTGTGTTGAACGAACCGTCCGCCGCTTCGAGGACGGTGCCCAGCAGCCGGTCCAGCTCCTCCGGTGTGACCACGGAGAGGGGAAGCTTGCCGACCAGATAGATGTCGCCGAGCGGGTCGATCGCGTAACTCACGCCGAAGAGGCGCAGATTGCGCTCCAGCAGCCAGCGGTGGACGGCCGCGTCGTTCTCGTCCGGATGCCGGACGACGAACGCGTTGAGGGAGAGGGAGTGCTTCCCGACGAGCAGGGAACAGGTGGTGGACAGCTTGCGGGTGCCGGGCAGTTTCACCACGTAGCTGCCGGATCCCGGGCTCTCCCATTCGAGCCCGGCCTCGTTCAGGGTCGCTTCGATGACCTGCGCCGCTGCTGTCTCGTCGGGTACGTCAGCCATGGGGCGAGCGTACGACAGAGGAGACGGGCGCACGCATCTCGTACGCCGCCGGAGGCAGCCCTCAGCCGGGGAAGGGCTCAGGGCCCCGCCGGGGAAGGTCAGGGCCCCGCCGGGGAAGGTCCGGGCCCCAGCCATGGAAGGTCCGGCCTGGAAGGTCCGTCCCGGCCTGGAAGGTCAGGCCCTCAGCCGTGGTGGGTCCGGGCCCGGCGACGGTGGTCGCACATCGCGGCCGTGTACACGTCGGCCGTCGCCGAAGCCGCTGTGTCCCAGCCGAACGACTGGGCGTGCGCGGCGGCCGCCGCACCCATCCGGTCGACCAGTCCGGGCGCGTCCGCGAACCGGCCGATCGCCCGCGCGTACGCCTCCGGATCGTGCCCCGGGATCAGAAAACCGCTGACCTCGTCCCGTACCGCCACCGGAAGGCCTCCCACCGCCGCCGCGACGACCGGGGTGCCGGCCGCCTGGGCCTCTATGGCGACCAGCCCGAAGGACTCGCTGTACGAGGGCATGACCAGCACGGACGCGGCCCGGAACCAGTCGGCGAGCTGGTCCTGCCCGACCGGCGGGTGGAACCGTACGACATCGGCGATGCCCAGGCGCGCGGCCAGCTTCTGCAGACCTTCCGGCTTGGCGAGCCCGCTGCCGCTGGGACCGCCGACGACGGGCACCACCATCCGGGTACGCAGTGAGGGCTCGCGGTCCAGGAGCACGGCCACCGCGCGCAGCAGCACGTCGGGGGCCTTGAGCGGCTGGATACGGCCCGCGAAGAGCGGGATCAGGGCGTCCTGCGGCAGACCGAGGCGGGCACGGGCGGCGGCACGCCCGTCCGCCGGACGGAAGCGCTCCAGATTGACCCCGGGGTGCACGACGGCGACGGCCGCCGGGTCGGCCTCGTAGAAGCGGACGAGCTCGTCGGCCTCCTCCGCGGTGTTGGCGATCAGCCGGTCGGAGGCGCGGACGATCTGGGTCTCGCCGATGACCCGGGCGGCCGGCTCGGGGGTGTCCCCCTTGGCGAGCGCGGCGTTCTTGACCTTCGCCATGGTGTGCATGGCGTGGACGAGCGGGACACCCCAGCGCTGGGCGGCGAGCCAGCCGACCTGGCCGGAGAGCCAGTAGTGGGAGTGGACGAGGTCGTAGTGGCCGGGGCGCTGACCGGCCCACGCCTGCATCACGCCGTGCGTGAAGGCACAGAGCTGGGCGGGCAGGTCCTCCTTGGCCAGACCCTCGTACGGCCCCGCGTCGACGTGCCGGACCAGGACACCGGGCGCCAGCTCCACCGCCGGGGGCAGGGAGCCGGTGGTGGCCCGGGTGAAGATCTCGACCTCGATGTCGATCGCGGCGAGGCGCTTGGCCAGCTCCACGATGTAGACGTTCATCCCGCCCGCGTCGCCGGTACCCGGCTGGTGGAGCGGGGACGTGTGCACGGAGAGCATCGCGATACGGCGCGGCTTGCGGTGCGATCCGGGGAAGCCTCCGGGGAACCTGATACGCGGCGCCACACGGGTGGGGCCGAGCCGAGAGACGTACTGACTCACGTCGTCCGTTCCTCCTTGCTCAGGGCATGCCTTCGAAGGGGCACGCGGTCCCTCCGAAGGGCGAGAACAGCGGAATCTCACCTTTCATTTCCGCTTTGCCAAATAATTACGTATGAATGACCGGAAGCGGTCCGGGACGACCGGCCGTCCACCCGCCGGCCCGCCCCCGCCCGTCCACCCGTCGGCCCGCCCCCGCCCGTCACATACGCTCGGTGCATGCGCCAGCGCCCCATCGGCACCGCGACCCGCGGGACCACCAACCCCAACCGGCTGCGCCGTATGGATCGCTGGATCGCCGCGGTGCACGGCCCGGCCCTGCACCGCGCCGCCTCCCCCCTCGCCGTCGACCTCGGTTACGGCGCCGCCCCCTGGACCGCCGTAGAGCTGCTGGAGCGCCTGCGCACCGTCGAGCCGCGCACCTCGGTGGCCGGTGTCGAGATCGACCCGGACCGGGTCGCCGCGGCGAAGCCGTACGAACGCGACGGGCTCACCTTTCTCCACGGCGGCTTCGAGATCCCGCTCCCGGAGCGGCCTCAGCTGATCCGGGCGGCGAACGTGCTGCGCCAGTACGACGAGGACAAGGTCGCCGAGGTCTGGGAGCGGCTGTGTGCGCGGCTCGCCCCCGAAGGGCTGCTCGTCGAGGGCACCTGCGACGAGATCGGACGGCGGCACGTGTGGGTGGCACTGGGGCCGGAAGGCCCGCGGACGGTCACCTTCGCGACCCGGCTCGGTTCGCTGGAGCGCCCCTCCGATCTCGCGGAGCGCCTGCCGAAGGCACTGATCCACCGCAACGTTCCGGGCGAGCCGGTGCACGCCTTCCTCCGCGACTTCGACCGGGCCTGGGCCTCCGCCGCCCCGTACGCCTCACTGGGCGCCCGGCAGCGCTGGATCGCGGCCGTGCGCGCGCTCCGTACCGACTGGCCGACGACGGACGGCGTACGCCGGTGGCGGCAGGGCGAGATCACCGTGCCGTGGACCGCCCTGCGCCCCGGCGGGGGCTGAACCGCGCGGCACACCGCAGATCGCCGCTCCCGGGAACGTCGCCGACTCATCGTTCGTCCCGTATCTACGGGACGTGCGTCAGCCGGGGCAGGGTGTGGCAGGGGGGTTTGACAGAGGGGTGTGACAGGGGGTTTGGCAGAGGGGTGTGACGTGTCAGCCGCGGTCGGGCCCTGTTGCTTTACGGGGTGACATGGCACGATCGCGACGTTGCCGAGAAGTTACTGACGGTAAGTCATATGCGCGATACCTGACTTTTGTTGCATTCGCCCGGAGGGGGAGCTTGTGAACCGACGCCACTGTGCCGCTGCCGCGATCGCTCTGGTCTGCGCGCTGGCCGTGCTGACCGCGCCGGTCCAGGCCATGGCCGCACCGATTCCGGAGCCCTCCCCCACCGCTCCCCCGAAGCCGGGGAAGAAGAGCCTCGAAGAGGTCCGCCAGGAGATCGACACCCTCTACCGCAAGGCCGGGGCGGCGACGGACGCGTACAACCTCGCCGAGGAGCAGACCGAGAAGCAGTCCGGCGAGATCGTCAAGCTGGCCAAGGCGATCGTCGACGGCCAGGCGAGGATCGCGGAGCTGAAGAACCAGGCGGGCGCCCAGGCCCGCGAGCAGTACCGCAACGGCGGGCTGCCGCCGGGTGCGCAACTGGTCCTCAGTGACGACCCGCAGCTCTTCCTGGACGGGGTCAACCAGGTCCGTCAGGGCCAGCAGGCCTCCAAGCAGGTCCTGGCGGAACTGAACAGGACCCAGGAGGACTTGGAGACCTACACCCAGGACGCGAGCCTCAACTGGCAGAAGCTCGAAACCAACCGGCTCAAGCAGGCCAAGGCCAAGAAGAAGATCAACGCGCAGATCGAGGCGGCGAAGAAGCTCGAATCGCAGCTGGAGAAGAAGGAACTGGCCCGGCTCCTCAAGCTGGAGCAGGAGGCCGAGTACACGGCGCAGACCGCGTGGCTCTCCTCCGGCGCGCTCAAGGACATCAACCGCGAGGCGAGCGCGAGCGGCAAGAAGGCGGTGGCCTTCGCGACCCGGGAGATCGGCAAGCCGTACGTCTGGGGCGCCGAGGGCCCCGACTCCTACGACTGCTCGGGACTGACCTCACAGGCCTGGGCGGCGGCGAAGCGTCCGATTCCGCGGACCTCGCAGGAGCAGTGGCGCCAACTGCCGCGCATCGACATCAAGGACATGCGCCCCGGCGACCTGATCATCTACCACAGCGACGCCAGCCACGTCGGGATGTACGTGGGCGACGGCGCCATCGTGCACTCCCCGCGCCCCGGCCGGAACGTCACACTGGCGGGCGCGGGCTCGATGCGGATCCTGGGAGTGGTCCGCCCGGACAAGTAGGGACCGGACAAGTAGGGACCGGGGGCCGGGCACGAGGTCCGGGTCCGGGTCCGGGTCCGGGTCCGTGTCCGGGTCCGGGTCCGGGACATCGCCGCGGACGTACGGGGGTCCACGCCGGACGAGTGGCGGCACTGGCGCAGCGGCGCGGAGCCGCTGCCGGTGTCCGCCGTACGAATCGGCCGGCCGCGTCGACCGGATCACGTGAGCGGGGCCACGTGAGCGGGGCCACGCCCCGGCCCCACGGCGCGTGATGTTTGTCATGGCCTCCGCCCCCGCCCCGGGGCGGCGCATCTCGCCGGATCCGTGCCGGGACGCGGCTTATGGCTGCGCATATGACAGTGGCCGATCCCCGCGCGCCATTCCGTTCCCCTGCCACGGACCGCTATGGTCCCCGTCTGGCAGGTCGTCGATCGTCGTCCCGCCGCACCCTCGGGGGGAGGGAAGGAAACCCGAACCGATGCCCGTACCCGTACCGCAGCACCGTGCCGTTCCCGCTGCGGAGACCACCCATGGCGCCGACCTCACCCTTCTGGTGATCGAGGACGACCCGGCGGGCACCATCGCCGTACCCGAACTGTCGGCCGGGACCCGGGTCCGTATCCGTACCGCCCGCAATCTCACCGAGGCGGAACGGCTCCTCACCGACGACGTCGACTGCATCCTGCTGGACCTGGCCCTGCCCCTGCCCCTGAGCGCCGAGGCGCGCCACAGCGACACCGGGACGGGGCCGGAAGCCCCCTCCGGGCGCGCGGACGAGCTGACGGCGCTCACCCACGTACTGCGGATCGCACCCCGGCACGCCGTCCTCGCGCTCACGGCCGAGGACGACGCGGAGCTGGCCGCCGAGGCGGTACGGGTCGGCGCGCAGGACTACCTCTTCCGGGACGAACTCGACGCCCGGCTGCTGAGCCGCGCCATCCGCTACGCCGTGGAGCGCAAGCGGGCGGACATCGCCCAGCACCAGCTGACCGAGTCCCGTCTCCGCGCCCAGGAGAACGCCCGGCTGGAACGCGGACTGCTGCCCACCCCGCTCCTGGACGGCTCCGATCTGAGCTTCGCCGCCCGCTACCGGCCCGGCCGGAGCCGCGCCCTGCTCGGCGGGGACTTCTACGACACGGTCCGCACCCCCGACGGCACGGTCCACGCGATGATCGGCGATGTCTGCGGACACGGCCCGGACGAGGCGGCGCTCGGCGTCGAACTGCGCATCGCCTGGCGGGCGCTGACGCTGGCGGGACTGTGCGGGGACGAACTGCTCTCCACGCTCCAGCAGGTCCTGGAGCACGAGCGGGAGAGCGAGGAGATCTTCGCGACGCTCTGCACCGTCGACATCTCCCCCGACGGCCGCCGCGCCGGACTCTGCCTGGCGGGCCACCCCGCACCGCTGATCGCCCGCCGCGGACAGGACGCGAAGCTGCTCCCGTACGAGGACGGCGGCCCGGCCCTGGGTCTGCTGCCGCGCGCCCGCTGGCCGCGACGCCAGGTCGAACTGGGCGGCTCCTGGAGCCTGATGATGTACACGGACGGGCTGATCGAGGGCCGCGTCGGGCCGACCGGCACCCAGCGGCTCGGTCAGGAAGGCATGGTCGCCATGATCAACGGCCAGCTGGACCGCGGGCTGGCCGGCGAGGAACTGCTGGAGGCGGCGGTCACGCAGGTGCGGGAACTGAACGGCGGCGAGCTGACCGACGACGTGGCGGTGCTGCTGCTCGACCGCGACCAGGAGCGGATACGCCGACGGGGCGGCAGCGCACCGCGCTCCCGCCCCGTACCGGCGTCCACCCGCGCGGCGAGCGCTCAGCGCCCGCCGTTGTAGGGGCCGTACGGGCCGTCACTGCTGGACCCGCCGCGACGGCCGCCGCCGCCCGAGACCGCCTTGAGCGCGGGCCGTACGTCGACCATGAACACGATCGACGCGACCGTGCCCGCGAGCTGGAGGAACAGCATCGGGACGAAGAGGTTCACGGCCACCGTGATGCCGAGAATGATCAGCCAGAACGACTTCTTCTGCTTGTCCGCCGCACGGTAGGCGTCCTCGCGGGCCGTCACCGCGAAGAACAGCGCGATCACGGCCAGCACCAGCATGGCCAGGTAGAGCAGCCCGACGAGTGTGCCGAAACCTGTGAGCAACATGGTGTCTACCGCCTAGTGAGTGGATGGGCGCCCTGCGGCCAAGCTACCCGGAGAACGAACCGGCCACCGGTATAGGTGCCCGGTCCGCGCCCCGGCCACTCGGCCGACGGCTCCGCGTGGACCGCCCGGGGTCACTTCCCGGCGGGCGGGGTGGGCTTCTTCGCCGCGGGCTTGCGCGGGGCGGGCGCCTTCCGGGCGGGCGCGGCCTTGGCCTCGGCGGGCTTGACCGAGGCGGGCTTCGCCGTGGCAGCGGGCTTGGCGGTGGTGGCAGGCTTCGCGGTGGCAGCGGGCTTGGCAGTGGTGGCAGACGCGGCCTTCGGCTCGCTCTTCGCGGCGGGCGCGGGCTTGGCGGCTGACGCGGGACCCGCCGCCGGCCCGGCCGCGGGCTTCGCCTTCGGCCCGGCATCCACCACGGCGGCGATCTCGACGATCTCGTCGGCCGTCTCACCGCGCCAGGTCTTCACACTCTGCTCGCCGCGCTCGGCGACCTTCTCGTACGTCTCACGGGCCCTGACCGCGTACTCGGCGGCCACGCCCAGGCTGCGCAGCGCCAGGTCCTGAGCGCTCTCGCCCAGCTTCTTCAGGTCGGTGTCGAACGATCCGAACACCTCGGTGACCTTCGCCTGCACGGTGGCCTGGGCCTCCTTGGCCTGCGTGGTCACCTTCTCCTGCACGGCCTTGGGGTCGGTGTTGCGTACGGCCTCGATCCGCTCGGGCGCCTCGGCCCGCAGCTGCTCGATCAGCGCCGGGACCTTGCGCGCCTGCTGCACGGCCAGGTCCGCCGTACCGGCGGCGAAGTAGAGGGGGGTGGGGTCGGTGAGGGTCTTGCGCAGGTCATCGGTGATGGCCATGACTGTGGTCCTCCCGGATCATCAGAACTAGCTGTGAGGGTGTGTGGCTGCGTCGGTACCGGCATCGGACCCGGGCTCGGGATCGGGCTCGAACCCGTTCTCCTTGCGGAAGGAGTCGTAGATCTGGAGCAGCACGTTCTTCTGGCGCTCGTTGATCGACGGGTCGGCCAGGATCACCGCCCGCGTCTCCAGCTCCTCCCGCTCCCGCTCGTCGAGGATCCCGGCCCGTACGTACAACGTCTCGGCGGAGATCCTCAGTGCCTTGGCGACCTGCTGCAGAACCTCCGCACTGGGCTTGCGCAGGCCGCGCTCGATCTGGCTGAGGTAGGGATTGGACACCCCGGCGGCATCGGCGAGCTGCCGCAGTGAGAGCTGCGCCGCGCGTCGTTGGTCGCGCAGGTACTCGCCGAGATTGCCGACGTTGAGTGATGCCATGACTCGATACTGCAACAGGTCTGCTAACTATTGCAAGCAGGTGCTTGCAATAGTGTCGCCTGCCACCCGCACGGAGCAGTCGCCCACCACCCGCACGGAGCAGCGGCGTGCCGGGGGGACCGGAAGGGGCTCGCCCGTCGCCTCGCGGTGGACGGGAAAAAACAAAAGGCAAGGAGATCGCTCGCTCCTTGCCACTCTCAACGTATAGCGCACCCGGGGCCTTGCGGCAAGACCCCGGTCATGATGCAGAATCCCCAACCGAAGCCGGAACCTGAGGAAATCAGGTATTCGCGAAGTACGAGTGCTTTTGCCCCGATGGCGGGACTCGCGCGGAGCGGAGCAGCCGGCACGATGCGGTTCATTGAACGGGTGGGGATTTCATGTTTGACGTGATCGTGGTCGGCGGCGGGCCTACCGGGCTGATGCTGGCCGGCGAGCTGCGGCTGCACGGTGTGGGCGCGCTCGTGCTGGACAGGATGGCGGAGCCGAACCGGCGCTCGCGCGCCCTCGGCCTGCACGCGCGCAGCGTCGAGGTGATGGACCAGCGCGGTCTGTTGGAGAAGTTCCTCGCGCTGGGCCGGCAGTACGAGGTCGGCGGCTTCTTCGCCGGGCTCGGCACGTCGTGGCCCGACCGGCTGGACACCGCGCATTCGTACGTCCTCGGCATCCCGCAGCTCACCACCGAGCGGCTGCTGACCGAGCATGCCGTCGAGCTGGGCACCGAGATCCGGCGCGGCCGCGAGCTGGTCGGCCTGAGCCAGGACGAGCACGGGGTGACCGCCGAGCTGGCCGACGGTACGGCGCTGCGCTCGCGCTACCTCGTGGGCTGCGACGGCGGCCGCAGCACGGTACGCAAACTGCTCGGGGTCGGCTTTCCCGGTGAGCCCTCCAGGGTCGAGACCCTGCTGGCCGAGGTGGAGCTGACCGTGTCGCCGGAGACGCTGGCCGCCACGGTGGCCGAAGTCCGCAGGACACAGATGCGGTTCGGCACCATGCCCCTCGGGGACGGGACGTACCGGGTGATCGTGCCCGCCGACGGGACGGCCGAGGACCGCACGGTCCCGCCGACCCTGGAGGAGCTCAAGCGGCAGCTGCGGAAGCTCGCGGGCACCGACTTCGGCGCGCACTCACCGCGCTGGCTCTCCCGCTTCGGCGACGCCACCCGGCTGGCCGAGCGCTACCGGACCGGCCGGGTGCTGCTGGCCGGCGACGCGGCCCACATCCACCCGCCGACCGGCGGGCAGGGGCTCAACCTCGGTATCCAGGACGCGTTCAACCTCGGCTGGAAACTGGCCGCCGAGGTCAACGGCTGGGCGCCGGAAGGGCTGTTGGACAGCTACCACACCGAACGGCACCCGGTGGCCGCCGACGTACTGGACAACACCCGCGCGCAGATCGAGCTGCTGTCCACCGAGCCGGGCCCCCGCGCGGTGCGCCGGCTGATGTCGGAGCTGATGGAGTTCGAGGAGGTGAACCGGTACCTGATCGAGAAGATCTCCGCGATCGCGGTCCGCTACGACTTCGGCGAGGGACACGAACTGCTCGGCCGGCGGCTGCGGGACGTACGGCTGAAGCGCGGCCACCTCTACGGGCAGATGCACGGCGGCCGGGGGCTGCTGCTCGACCGGACCGGCCGGCTCTCGGTGGCGGGCTGGGCGGACCGGGTCGACCACATCGTCGACGTCAGCGAGGAACTGGACGTGCCCGCGGTGCTGCTGCGGCCGGACGGCCACGTGGCGTGGGTCGGCGAGGACCAGCGGGAGCTGCTCGGCCGGCTGCCCGAGTGGTTCGGCGCCCCCACCGGCTGAGCCCGGCCCGCCACGTCCCCGGCGCTACTTCGCCGTTGTCCCGCGCGTCCCGACGGCGGTCGCCGTGGCGGCGGCCAGCGCCAGACACAGCGGCGAGTAGGCGACGCGGTCGAGGCGGCGGAAGCGGGCCGAGGCCGAGCCCGGGGACAGCAGGTCGGTACGGCCCGAGAGCCCGGCCGCGCCGCGCAGTGCCAGTACGCCCGCGACACCGGCCGCGCCGAGGCGGGACAGCGCCGGGGTGCGCCGGGGCCGCCCCGCGACCAGGAGGGCGGCGGTTCCCAGCGCCCCCGCGACCGCGAAACACGCCCCCGGGCCGGGCGGGGACGGCCGGCCGGCCAGCGCGTCGGCGAAGGACTCCCGGTCGGGCAGGGGCCACGACGAACCCAGCCCCCAGGCGACGTGCAGCCCGGCCAGAGCGGTCAGCGTCGCGACGGAGGTGCGGGTGGCGGCACGTTCGAGGCTCATGCCGTTCACGCTACGCCCGCGCCCGGCACCGCCACCCTGTGCTCTGCGTCCGGTGCTCTGCGTCCGGTGCTCTGAGTCACTGTCATACCCGGCTGGCACAGTGCGGTCATGGAAGAAGAGAGCTTCGAGGACTTCTGGGCGCTGATCGAGGACTCGCGGCGGCGGGCGACCGGCCGTGACGAACGCGAGGAACTGCTCGGCGACCGGCTCGCCGAACGGCCGTTGCGCGAGGTCGTGCGGTTCCAGATCCAGCTGCACCGCCTCCGGCAGCGGGTCGACACCTGGGAGATGTGGGCGGCCGCCGAGCAGATATTCGGCGGCTCGTGTTCCGACGACAGCTTCTGGTACTTCCAGTTCTGGGTGGTGGGCCTCGGCCGCGAGGACTTCCACAAGGTGGTGGCCGATCCGGACGCGCTGGCGGACATCGCCGAACTGCGCCGGCTGGCCGGCCGGCCCCTGAGCGCCTGGCCGGACGACGAGTGGCCCGAGTGGGAGGGCCTCGACTACGTCGCGGCCGGGGCGTACGAGAAGCTGACGGGCGAGGAGGAGGGGCTGGAGGCGGCACTGGACGCCGAGGGCATCGAGCACCCCTGCAACCCCGAGCCGGACGGTGAGGCGTGGGACGTACGGCACACGGAGGAAGCGGCCCGTCGACTGCCCCGCCTGAGCACGATGTTCCCGCTCCCGGAACGCACCGCCGGATGGCAGCGCGCCGAGTGAAGCCGGGTGAAACGGGGGGCGGTACGGCCTGTCGTCGCGCGCCCGCCAGGGATTGCGGGACAGCCCTTACGATGCGAGCACCTACGCGAACGATCTGAAACGGAGCCCGGGATGTGGCCCTGCTCAACGGGATCGCCGCCCGAGGCGGGCGCCCCGTACGCCCCCTTCGACGCGGTGCTGTGCGATCTGGACAACGTGATCCGGTTCTACGACCTGGCGGGGCTGGCCGAACTGGAACGGGCCGCGGGCCTGGCGGCGGGCACCACGACGGAGGTGGCGTACGCCCCCGAGGTCGACCTGCCCCTGCTCCTCGGCCGGATCACCCCGGACGAATGGGTGGAGGCCATCGCCCGGGGGCTGATGGACCTCCCGGCCGGCCGGCGGGCGCACGGCCGGGGCACGGACCACCCGGTGACGGACGAGCCGGTGACGGACCACCCGGTGACGGACGAGCCGACGGCGGGGGCGGGCGGTGCCGGGGCGGGAAGCCGCAGGCCTGACGCGTGGGCCCGTGAACTGGGCCGGGCGCTCGCGCGGGCACCGTTCCGGGCGGACCCGGCGGTGGTCTCGCTGCTGCGGCGGGCCAGGGCCCGCGTCCCGCTGGTGCTCGTCACCAACGCGTCCCTCCAACTGGACGACGACCTGGCCTCGTTGGGGCTCACGGATCTGGCCCACGAGATCGTGAGCAGCGCCGCGGAGGGTGTGGCCAAGCCGGACCGGGCCATCTACGAGATCGCGGCGGCGCGGGCCGGCGTACCGATGGAGCGGTGTCTGTTCGTGGACGACCGGCGGGAGAACATCGCTGCCGCCGTCGCGCTGGGGATGACCGGCGTACTCTTCCGTGAACCCGCGGACCTGGAGCGTGCGTTGGGCCCCGTGCTGGACGACGCTCCGCAGGACGCGGCCAGTGACGGCACGGCGGAGGAGGGCACATGGGCGGCGAGGTGATGCCGGGCGGGATGGCCAACGCCGGGGCCGTCGTCCGGCACGGCGACATCGTGGAGCGGCCCGCCCCGCCGCACGCCGCCGCCCTGCACGCCCACCTCCGGGCGCTGGCCGCCGAGGGCTTCGACGGGGTTCCCGTACCCCTGGGAATCACCGGCTCCGGCCGCCGCGAACGCCTCTCGTACGTGCCCGGGGACGTCGCGGTCCCGCCGCACCCGCCGTGGGCGTGGACGGACGGCGCGCTGCGTTCGGTGGGTGCCCTGCTCCGGCGGCTGCACTCGGCCGCGGCGGGCCTCCCCCTCGATGCCGCCGCCGGGTGGTCCGCCGAGCTGGCCGATCCACAGGGCGCAGGCGCCGCCGGGGCGCTGCTGTGCCACAACGACGTGTGCCTGGAGAACGTGGTGTTCCGCGACGGCCGTGCCGCCGCCCTCATCGACTTCGACCAGGCCGCCCCCGGCCGGCCGCTGTGGGACGTCGCGATGACGGCCCGCTACTGGGTGCCGATGTCGGGCCGCGACGGCCTCGACCGGGCGCACCGGCTCCGGGTGCTGGCCGACGGCTACGGGCTGGGACGGGCGGACCGGGCCGCGCTGCCGCGTGTGATCGAAGAGGCGACGGGCGTGTGCCGGGCCTTCGTCGAGCGGCGCGTGGCGGGCGGGGATCCCGTGTATGCGGAGGCACTTGAGCAGGGCGGCGGCTGGGGGCGCTGGGACCGGCATCAGGCCTGGCTGGCCGACCGCCGTGACGAGCTGGCCACCGCGCTGCTGGCAGGCTGACCCCTCGGGCCCCTCCCGCACGGGCCTCCCGGCCGGGGCTCCCGCACGGAACTTGCGGGCACCCCTCCCGCCCGGGAGCCGGGCACCGCGCCGCCCGGAAGGCCGCCCCCGCCTACTCCAGCCCCGTCCTCAACTGCGCGAACGCCAGCTCGGCCGCCCGTACCGCCGACTCGTACACCTGCTCCGCGCTCTCCCCCGCGTCGATCCGCCGCCAGTTCTCCATGGCCAGAATGCGCAGTACGGCGACGATCTGTCCGGCGGCGAGCCGCTCGGCCGTCCCGTCGCCCAGGGCGCGGGCGAGCGCCGCCTCGGAACGCCCCTGGTACGCGTACATCCGGGCCACCAGGGACGGCGTCCCGTACAGCAGCCGTTGGTAGGCGAGCACCTGCGGGACGTCGCAGAGCCCGGTCACCGGGTCGCGCCGCTCCAGCCCGTCCAGGCAGTTCCGGCGCAGGGCGTCCAGCGGGGTCTCCCCGGCCGGCCGGCCCGTCACCACCCTGGCCGACTCGTCCTCGTGGTCGGCGAACCGGTGCAGGACCAGGTCCTCCTTGGCGGGGAAGTACCGGAACAGCGTCGGCTTGGAGATATCGGCGGCGGCCGCCACCTCCGCCACCGAGACCTTGTCGAAGCCCCGTTCCAGGAACATCGCGATCGCGGCGTCGGAGACCGCCTGATAGGTCAGCTGCTTCTTGCGCTCCCGCAGTCCGGCGGGCTCCCGCGCCACCGCCCCGGCCGCTGCATTCTGCCCGGTCGCGGACTTCTCGCCGCTCTCGGCCTTCTCTCCACCCATGACCACGCAGCCTACGCCCTTGACCTCAAGCGGCCTTGACGTCCGTGCCGTCGCCCACGGCGCCGGGAGTCCCTTCCTCGGCCCGGTTCGCGTCCGCGCGCCGGGCGAGCACCTCCACCCCGTCCAGCACCCGCGCGAGGCCGAAGGTGAACTCGTGGTCGGGCTC
This window contains:
- a CDS encoding YbjN domain-containing protein, yielding MADVPDETAAAQVIEATLNEAGLEWESPGSGSYVVKLPGTRKLSTTCSLLVGKHSLSLNAFVVRHPDENDAAVHRWLLERNLRLFGVSYAIDPLGDIYLVGKLPLSVVTPEELDRLLGTVLEAADGSFNTLLELGFASAIRKEYAWRVSRGESTRNLDAFTHLIQRPSAP
- the mshA gene encoding D-inositol-3-phosphate glycosyltransferase — translated: MSQYVSRLGPTRVAPRIRFPGGFPGSHRKPRRIAMLSVHTSPLHQPGTGDAGGMNVYIVELAKRLAAIDIEVEIFTRATTGSLPPAVELAPGVLVRHVDAGPYEGLAKEDLPAQLCAFTHGVMQAWAGQRPGHYDLVHSHYWLSGQVGWLAAQRWGVPLVHAMHTMAKVKNAALAKGDTPEPAARVIGETQIVRASDRLIANTAEEADELVRFYEADPAAVAVVHPGVNLERFRPADGRAAARARLGLPQDALIPLFAGRIQPLKAPDVLLRAVAVLLDREPSLRTRMVVPVVGGPSGSGLAKPEGLQKLAARLGIADVVRFHPPVGQDQLADWFRAASVLVMPSYSESFGLVAIEAQAAGTPVVAAAVGGLPVAVRDEVSGFLIPGHDPEAYARAIGRFADAPGLVDRMGAAAAAHAQSFGWDTAASATADVYTAAMCDHRRRARTHHG
- a CDS encoding class I SAM-dependent methyltransferase, producing the protein MRQRPIGTATRGTTNPNRLRRMDRWIAAVHGPALHRAASPLAVDLGYGAAPWTAVELLERLRTVEPRTSVAGVEIDPDRVAAAKPYERDGLTFLHGGFEIPLPERPQLIRAANVLRQYDEDKVAEVWERLCARLAPEGLLVEGTCDEIGRRHVWVALGPEGPRTVTFATRLGSLERPSDLAERLPKALIHRNVPGEPVHAFLRDFDRAWASAAPYASLGARQRWIAAVRALRTDWPTTDGVRRWRQGEITVPWTALRPGGG
- a CDS encoding C40 family peptidase, which produces MNRRHCAAAAIALVCALAVLTAPVQAMAAPIPEPSPTAPPKPGKKSLEEVRQEIDTLYRKAGAATDAYNLAEEQTEKQSGEIVKLAKAIVDGQARIAELKNQAGAQAREQYRNGGLPPGAQLVLSDDPQLFLDGVNQVRQGQQASKQVLAELNRTQEDLETYTQDASLNWQKLETNRLKQAKAKKKINAQIEAAKKLESQLEKKELARLLKLEQEAEYTAQTAWLSSGALKDINREASASGKKAVAFATREIGKPYVWGAEGPDSYDCSGLTSQAWAAAKRPIPRTSQEQWRQLPRIDIKDMRPGDLIIYHSDASHVGMYVGDGAIVHSPRPGRNVTLAGAGSMRILGVVRPDK
- a CDS encoding PP2C family protein-serine/threonine phosphatase yields the protein MPVPVPQHRAVPAAETTHGADLTLLVIEDDPAGTIAVPELSAGTRVRIRTARNLTEAERLLTDDVDCILLDLALPLPLSAEARHSDTGTGPEAPSGRADELTALTHVLRIAPRHAVLALTAEDDAELAAEAVRVGAQDYLFRDELDARLLSRAIRYAVERKRADIAQHQLTESRLRAQENARLERGLLPTPLLDGSDLSFAARYRPGRSRALLGGDFYDTVRTPDGTVHAMIGDVCGHGPDEAALGVELRIAWRALTLAGLCGDELLSTLQQVLEHERESEEIFATLCTVDISPDGRRAGLCLAGHPAPLIARRGQDAKLLPYEDGGPALGLLPRARWPRRQVELGGSWSLMMYTDGLIEGRVGPTGTQRLGQEGMVAMINGQLDRGLAGEELLEAAVTQVRELNGGELTDDVAVLLLDRDQERIRRRGGSAPRSRPVPASTRAASAQRPPL
- a CDS encoding DUF2516 family protein, translated to MLLTGFGTLVGLLYLAMLVLAVIALFFAVTAREDAYRAADKQKKSFWLIILGITVAVNLFVPMLFLQLAGTVASIVFMVDVRPALKAVSGGGGRRGGSSSDGPYGPYNGGR
- a CDS encoding helix-turn-helix domain-containing protein, giving the protein MASLNVGNLGEYLRDQRRAAQLSLRQLADAAGVSNPYLSQIERGLRKPSAEVLQQVAKALRISAETLYVRAGILDEREREELETRAVILADPSINERQKNVLLQIYDSFRKENGFEPDPEPGSDAGTDAATHPHS